A section of the Citrobacter farmeri genome encodes:
- a CDS encoding GlpM family protein yields MGLVIKAALGALVVVLIGLLAKTKNYYIAGLIPLFPTFALIAHYIVASERGIDALRTTIVFSMWSIIPYFVYLVSLWYFTGFLKLPVALGGAVICWCLSAWLLIFCWVKLH; encoded by the coding sequence ATGGGACTCGTGATTAAAGCCGCGCTGGGTGCGCTGGTGGTGGTGTTGATTGGGTTGCTGGCAAAAACGAAGAATTATTATATCGCAGGGTTAATCCCACTGTTCCCGACATTTGCGCTGATTGCACATTACATCGTGGCCAGCGAACGGGGAATTGACGCGCTGAGAACGACCATCGTGTTCAGCATGTGGTCGATTATTCCCTACTTTGTCTATCTCGTTTCACTGTGGTACTTCACCGGCTTTCTGAAGCTGCCGGTGGCGCTGGGCGGGGCGGTGATCTGCTGGTGCCTGAGCGCCTGGCTGCTGATCTTTTGCTGGGTCAAACTTCACTAA
- the rstB gene encoding two-component system sensor histidine kinase RstB — protein sequence MKKLFVQFYLLLFVCFLVMTLLVGLVYKFTAERAGRQSLDDLMKSSLYLMRSELREIPPRDWGKTLKEMDLNLSFDLRVEPLTKFTLDAPSMQRLREGDIIALDDEYTFIQRIPRSHYVLAVGPIPYLYFLHQMRLLDIALIAFIAISLAFPVFIWMRPHWQEMLRLEAAAQRFGKGHLSERLNFDSGSSFERLGIAFNQMADNINALIASKKQLIDGIAHELRTPLVRLRYRLEMSENLTEQESLALNRDIGQLEALIQELLTYARLDRPQNELHLSEPDLPVWLSAHIDDVQSVNPERTLQVSHLVNGDYGALDMRLMERVLDNLLNNALRYCQSTVQISLQLNDRFATLVVEDDGPGIAPEDWESVFEPFVRLDPSRDRATGGCGLGLAIVYSIAQAMGGTVSCGESELGGARFSFCWPIQHALPELTAG from the coding sequence ATGAAGAAACTGTTTGTACAGTTTTATCTCCTGCTGTTTGTCTGCTTTCTGGTGATGACTCTGCTGGTCGGGCTGGTTTATAAATTCACCGCAGAGCGCGCTGGCAGGCAGTCGCTCGATGATTTGATGAAAAGTTCGCTCTATCTGATGCGCAGCGAATTGCGCGAGATACCCCCTCGCGACTGGGGTAAAACGCTCAAAGAGATGGACCTCAATCTCTCTTTTGACCTGCGCGTTGAGCCACTGACGAAATTCACGCTGGATGCTCCGAGTATGCAGCGTCTGCGTGAAGGCGATATTATTGCGCTCGACGATGAGTACACCTTCATTCAGCGCATTCCACGCAGTCATTATGTGCTGGCCGTTGGCCCCATTCCCTATCTCTATTTTCTCCATCAGATGCGTCTTCTGGATATCGCGTTGATAGCATTTATCGCTATTTCACTGGCCTTTCCGGTGTTTATCTGGATGCGTCCCCACTGGCAGGAAATGCTGCGACTGGAAGCTGCCGCTCAGCGGTTCGGCAAAGGTCATCTCAGCGAACGACTGAATTTTGACAGCGGTTCCAGCTTTGAGCGTCTGGGCATTGCCTTTAACCAGATGGCGGACAATATCAATGCGCTGATCGCCAGTAAAAAACAGCTGATCGACGGGATTGCCCATGAACTGCGCACCCCACTGGTTCGCCTGCGTTACCGACTGGAGATGAGTGAAAACCTGACGGAGCAAGAATCTCTGGCGCTTAATCGCGATATTGGACAGCTCGAAGCCTTGATTCAGGAACTATTAACCTATGCCCGCCTCGACAGGCCGCAAAATGAGCTGCATCTGAGCGAACCGGATCTCCCGGTCTGGCTCTCGGCGCACATTGACGATGTGCAGAGCGTGAATCCTGAGCGAACGCTTCAGGTTTCGCACCTCGTCAACGGCGATTACGGTGCGCTGGATATGCGACTCATGGAACGCGTGCTGGATAATCTCCTGAACAACGCCCTGCGTTATTGCCAGTCCACCGTGCAGATAAGCCTGCAACTCAACGATCGCTTCGCCACGCTGGTCGTCGAAGATGACGGACCAGGCATTGCCCCGGAGGACTGGGAGAGCGTTTTCGAGCCTTTTGTCCGCCTGGATCCGAGTCGGGACCGCGCCACCGGCGGGTGCGGTCTCGGTCTGGCGATCGTGTATTCCATCGCTCAGGCGATGGGTGGCACGGTTAGCTGCGGGGAAAGCGAGCTTGGCGGTGCCCGCTTCAGCTTTTGTTGGCCGATCCAGCACGCACTCCCCGAATTAACCGCTGGCTAA
- the rstA gene encoding two-component system response regulator RstA: MNTIVFVEDDPEVGALIAAYLAKHDFEVVVEPRGDLAEARIVEVQPDLVLLDIMLPGKDGMTLCRDLQGQWQGPIVLLTSLDSDMNHILALEMGACDYILKTTPPAVLLARLRLHLRQSDQSGHSKGFQPATITPHKTLRFGSLTIDPINRVVLLSGEQIILSTADFELLWELATHAGQIMDRDALLKNLRGVSYDGMDRSVDVAISRLRKKLLDNAAEPYRIKTVRNKGYLFAPHAWDDVPSLHSGM, translated from the coding sequence ATGAACACGATTGTATTTGTTGAAGACGATCCTGAAGTCGGTGCGCTCATTGCGGCCTATCTGGCAAAACACGATTTTGAGGTGGTTGTCGAGCCACGTGGCGATCTGGCAGAAGCACGGATAGTAGAGGTTCAACCGGATCTGGTACTGCTGGATATCATGCTCCCAGGCAAAGACGGTATGACCCTCTGTCGTGACCTGCAGGGGCAATGGCAAGGGCCAATCGTCCTGCTCACCTCGCTGGACAGCGACATGAACCACATCCTGGCGCTGGAAATGGGGGCCTGCGATTACATTCTGAAGACCACGCCGCCAGCGGTACTGTTGGCACGTCTGCGTCTGCATTTGCGCCAGAGCGATCAGTCTGGCCATAGTAAAGGGTTTCAGCCTGCCACCATCACGCCGCATAAAACGCTGCGCTTTGGTTCTCTGACCATCGACCCCATCAACCGTGTCGTATTGCTTAGCGGTGAGCAGATCATTCTGTCCACTGCCGATTTCGAACTGTTATGGGAGCTCGCCACCCACGCCGGACAAATTATGGACCGCGATGCGCTGCTGAAAAATCTACGTGGCGTAAGCTATGACGGTATGGATCGCAGCGTGGACGTCGCCATCTCACGTCTGCGCAAGAAACTGCTTGATAACGCGGCAGAACCCTATCGAATTAAAACGGTGCGTAACAAAGGCTATCTGTTTGCCCCGCACGCCTGGGATGATGTGCCATCACTACATTCGGGGATGTAA